GAGCGGTCGAGGACGGCTGACTCAACTGTTTTTCCTTTGAGCTTCGGAAACTCGCCGTAAGCCGAGGGTGGGAGTTCCACTGTGTCCAACTCTGCGTGGGTTACAACTATCCTTAAGAGATCAATTATGTCCGCCTTCAGCTTGTATATCATCTGTTTAACTGTGTGAACTTGTTCAATATCGTCAACAACAACCTTCAGGTGATCTAGAAGTGTCTCAAACTCACTCTCATACGCCGCCATCTACTTCCCTTCTAGAACTTTACACAGTTCATTATTCTTCTCTGGTTCACTTATTAAAATATTCGCTGAGGGCTTTCTCCACAAGCGACTCGTAAAGGCTGACCTCATGAACTACAACACCAGAAGTAAGCGGTTTAGCTTTTTCGTGAAGGTATTCAACCTTGTCCCCTATTAAGAAGAGGTAAACCTTCCCATACCTCACCAAGACGTCAAGAAGCCCCTGAGCGTTATCTCCATCCCAGACTCCACCGTCGGTAAAGATGTAGGTAATCTGAGCGCCTGGTCTCTCCGCAGCTCTAGCCGCCAATTGAAGAGCAGGGGTGATGTTTGTATAACCCGAAGGCTCGATACTGATGATTAGGTCTTCTATAGTCTCATAATCTTTTGAATGCATTCTAACCCACTCATCATTCACTCCAGTGCTGAAGGGTATGAATGTGACGAGGTCAGACCCGTACCGGCATGCTTCAATAAGGCAGAATACAGCTTCCCTTATATTGTATATCTTATCCTGTACCGCCGTCGACCCAGAGACATCCATGATAACGCATACGTTGGCGAATTCCCTCTTCTGCCACCACTCCCACTTCTTCATTGCGAAAACCCCTGGGATGAACATGCCATAGATCCTGAACGTGTCAGGTATCGAGAGAGCCTTGATATGGTCGCCAATATTCCAAGCCCCCATCGGAGGGGGTGTATGTTGTCTCCTGAACCCTTTGAGTTCATGGGCTGTTATGATGAATACGTTATTGAAGTGAAGCTTTGTAGCAGTCTTCAGAATCTGTCTCTGTTCTCTGTCCGTCAGCTCAATATATGGTCCGCTCACGGACTCGAGGACGTCTTCTAGATAATCTGAGTACACCGATCTGTCCATAGATGTCATTCCTTCTATCAACCCTCCCCTCCTGAGGTAGTCAATGAACTCTAATATTATCTGCTCAGCCTTCTCCGCTTTACCTAAGACTCTCTCTCGCAGCGCCACTTTTCGCAGGTAGGTAATACGCTCCTTTAGATACTCGTCAAACCTCCTCCTATTCTCATCAACCTCCAGTGACGAGGTTAAGCAGAGGTGGCTGTCTTTCCAGAAAGTCTTAAGCTTGTTTGGCGTTGCTCCCATAGGGAGCAGTGTCCTCAACAATCCATCCATCTCATCTGAAGACATAGCAAAAGATGGCATTGACTCCGAGATTGAGCCGTAAACCAAGAGCTCTTGAGAGGTATCCACTGGTCGGTAAATAGCCTCTGGCGGCAGTTTATCGAGCAGGAGTCTCAGGCGAGTCGTTGGTTCAAGCGGCCGTTCGAAAAGTAGTTCGTGGAGCTCATCAGCTCTCTTAGAACCTATCTTATCCTCGCCCTCCAAGAAGGGTTTTTCTATCTCATAGAAAAGCCTAGTTAGAGGATGAGCAGTCTCTTTGAGACCTTTGAGTCTGTATCTGAAGAATTTTGGATAGATTTCAGGCTCCTCTGTGAGTAGTTTCTTGTCGACTAGGGCGTTCGAGAAGAGACCGACGAAAGTCCTACGGCCACGTAGACCGCGCTCCCACGCTAAATAGACCCAGCTCATTAGTCTCTCTAAGGTTCCGGGATAAGAAGACCTAAGTTCAACTTCCGCGAGTAGCCAGCCTTTAAGGATGTCAGCGGGTTTCTCTCTTAGATCTCTCCTAAGTAATGTGACTGTACCCCACGGGTAGGGGTCTGGAATTTCATTAGCTATTTTCAGTTCTAGCTTAGGGTTTCTTTTCTGTGCTGCAGTCTTGAAGAAGTTTTCCAATTCCTGATTGGTGGTTATGGTGCCTCAACCTCTTGACTTTTACCCTCTTTCGGCTCAACCCACTCGCAGAGGTCGGCGATAGCGAGGCACTTGGGCTTTAATTCTAGTAGCTTCTTTTTCGCATCCTCATCTCCACCTATCGCTAGCTTGAATAAACTTAGAGCTTCGTTCCATAGGTCTTCTTTGAGGGCTATGGTCTCTTTAATTCTGTGAGACACCCACTCACTCTCGTTGGCATATTTTGAGAAGACGCTTTGCTTCAATTCTAGGCGGTGTGGTAAAGTGTACTGTATAGCCCATAGGATGTCGTCGAAGGAGATCGAGTCTCTGCCCTGAATCCAAGCACGTGCCTTTGAAAGTTTCACTGCTGAATCTATCCACCTGTGGGCTATGGGGCGTTCCATTTCTGAACAGATCTCTCCTACATATGGGCAGCCTGCACACGACATCCTATATCTAGCTGAAGTTATGGATCTGTCTGTTTTCAAACATCTCCTCAGCAGTGAGGCTATCATTGTAATTCTCAGGAAGGTCTCTGCTGGAACACCAACCTTCTCCACATCCCTCCAAATCTCCGCCATCTGCTCAGTCGTCAAGACAGGCTCAGCCAAGCTTCTTAGGTCGTCGACATGCCGTTTATGGTATTTTGTGACCAACAGTCTATGTGTCTCTTTGATGC
The Candidatus Bathyarchaeia archaeon DNA segment above includes these coding regions:
- a CDS encoding VWA domain-containing protein — translated: MENFFKTAAQKRNPKLELKIANEIPDPYPWGTVTLLRRDLREKPADILKGWLLAEVELRSSYPGTLERLMSWVYLAWERGLRGRRTFVGLFSNALVDKKLLTEEPEIYPKFFRYRLKGLKETAHPLTRLFYEIEKPFLEGEDKIGSKRADELHELLFERPLEPTTRLRLLLDKLPPEAIYRPVDTSQELLVYGSISESMPSFAMSSDEMDGLLRTLLPMGATPNKLKTFWKDSHLCLTSSLEVDENRRRFDEYLKERITYLRKVALRERVLGKAEKAEQIILEFIDYLRRGGLIEGMTSMDRSVYSDYLEDVLESVSGPYIELTDREQRQILKTATKLHFNNVFIITAHELKGFRRQHTPPPMGAWNIGDHIKALSIPDTFRIYGMFIPGVFAMKKWEWWQKREFANVCVIMDVSGSTAVQDKIYNIREAVFCLIEACRYGSDLVTFIPFSTGVNDEWVRMHSKDYETIEDLIISIEPSGYTNITPALQLAARAAERPGAQITYIFTDGGVWDGDNAQGLLDVLVRYGKVYLFLIGDKVEYLHEKAKPLTSGVVVHEVSLYESLVEKALSEYFNK
- a CDS encoding MoxR family ATPase; this translates as MTDENSRNFLSCTLICRDSKTLLSGGYGTGKTTFIEIAAKMFYSNDLGIVRCHQELTTFDILWALDIQKFIQSKIGAITPRALITAPFKFINEVQRLNVQCQNSLLELLSEKTVIFSDVRARSPDYVCFLDMNPHDIGTVGLVKALLDRIDFFLNVKLLGIKETHRLLVTKYHKRHVDDLRSLAEPVLTTEQMAEIWRDVEKVGVPAETFLRITMIASLLRRCLKTDRSITSARYRMSCAGCPYVGEICSEMERPIAHRWIDSAVKLSKARAWIQGRDSISFDDILWAIQYTLPHRLELKQSVFSKYANESEWVSHRIKETIALKEDLWNEALSLFKLAIGGDEDAKKKLLELKPKCLAIADLCEWVEPKEGKSQEVEAP